TAGCGGCCTGGGTGCCACTAATGTAGTAGTGCCCCAAAACTTGACCTTCGTAGGTGCGTTTAGTGAACTGCCAGCCTGGGTTGAGCTGTACCTGCATAAAACCTGCGCCAATCCCCTTGGTACTACCAACTACGAGTTCGGGGCCGCGGCCGTTGCGAGAAGTGGCCACCAAAACTAATTCATTGCCCCTGGGTACAAGACGTAATAAGTAATCCAAGCCATAGTCCTGGCCATCGATGCGGATGGAATAGCCGTTGCTGTCTGTGGCGCGGCGGCAGTGGCCAGTGAAGTCAAAATTTAACAGCAGGGGATCCACCATGGCCGGTGCTCCGGGGGTGACATCCCAACATTTGTTTTTACCGGGAATCTGTTCAATCACCAAAAGGTCATACTTAGTGGTTTCGACGCCATAGGGGCGGGCCACTGCAATTACCTCAGTTTGATCGATCGCTGTTTCGGTGAAGGTACTGGCGGAGACGGGGGTGAAGGGAGCCAAGATAGCCCCGACGGCCATGGCTAGGAAGGGGTGTGGGAAAAATTTCCAGTTCATAAGAGAAATAGTCAACGCGGCATAGGATTGTTAACCCCATCAAGCCCGAAAATGTTCCCCAACGGAGCCCCAGAGAGACAGTCTGCAGGTTGGAACAGAACGTCTGGGAACCAGGCTCAGTCAAGATTGCTAGCCCATTCTACCAAACGGGCCCCCAGGGCTTTACCCATGGCCGAAAAATCGAGCAACGGCAATGGGCTTTGAGCTTGTCTAGCGGTTGGGGGGAGAGGATGGCAAAATGGAACAACATAATACAGGTGACATTCTCGTTTTTCTATGGATACCAAAGCTTTTAAACGGTCTCTGCACCACTCCGACAATTACCATCGCAAGGGGTTTGGCCATGGGGAAGAGGTGATGGGGGTAATGAATACGGAATACCAAAGTCACCTAATCCAGGAAATTCGTCAGAATAATTACCGCCTAGAGCGGGGGGATGTCACCATTCTGTTGGCGGAGGCCTTCGGTTTTTGCTGGGGCGTGGAGCGAGCCGTAGCCATGGCCTACGAAACCCGTCAACATTTCCCTGGCGATCGCCTCTGGATTACCAACGAAATTATCCATAATCCTTCGGTGAATCAACGACTGCGGGAAATGGAAGTGAATTTTATTGATGTGGTTAACGGGGAAAAGGATTTTAGCGGCGTGGCCAAGGGAGACGTGGTGATTCTGCCCGCCTTCGGGGCCAGTGTGGAGGAAATGCAGCTACTCAACGACCGGGAGTGTACCATTGTCGATACTACGTGTCCTTGGGTTTCTAAAGTTTGGAATTCGGTGGAAAAACATAAAAAGAAAGAGCATACTTCCATCATCCACGGCAAATATAACCACGAAGAAACCATTGCCACCAGTTCCTTTGCTGGGACCTATTTAATTGTTTTGAATATGGCCGAAGCCCAAAAGGTTTGTGATTATATTCTCCACGGTGGCGATCGCCAGGAATTTTTAGACTATTTCGCCAATGCCCATTCCGCTGGTTTTGACCCGGACCAAGATTTAGTTCGTTTGGGGGTCGCCAACCAAACCACCATGCTGAAAAGTGAAACGGAAATGATTGGCAAATTGTTTGAAAAAACCCTGTTGCAAAAATATGGCCCAATCGAGTTGAACAATCACTTTATGAGTTTTAATACCATTTGCGATGCCACCCAGGAACGGCAGGATGCCATGTTTGATTTAGTTGAAGAAGACTTGTCCTTAATGGTAGTTATTGGTGGTTTTAATTCTTCTAATACGACCCATCTCCAAGAAATTGCGGTGGAACATGGTATTCCTTCGGTTCACATTGACAGCGGCGATCGCATTGGGCCGGGCAATCGGGTGGAGCATAAGCCCCTGGGCAAGGATTTAGAAGTGTTGGAACCCTGGCTACCGGCGGGGAAAATTACGGTGGGGGTGACTTCCGGCGCTTCTACCCCCGACAAGGTAGTGGAGGAAGTGATGAAAAAAATCTTGGCCATTAAGGAAGCCCAACCCGTCCTAGAAATTGCGGGATAGGGAAGGATCGGGGCTGGCCTGGCTGTTGAGCATGAGGCGTAAATTTTGACAGCGCAACAGTTCATTAAAGCTGAGGGTACTGCGGTTTTCAATCCTGGCCGTGTTTTCGATCGCCGTTAACAGGGCCTGGATGGCTTCTTTTTGGTTGTAGCCCCGACGTACCGCTACCTTGAGGGCTTGGGCGTCAGCTTCGATTTCCCGTTCATTGCTTTGGTAACCCCGCCAAATTTGTTGAGCAGCTAAGGCCGTTAATCCTCCGGCCACCACCATGCCTACCCCATCCCTTTGCCAAAGTTGTACCCCCACGGCGATCGCCCCCGCCACGGTCAACCCTTGGTATAAATCTGGCTTGAACCAACGGATATTAACCAAACGACAGACCACACTCAGCATCAGCAAATCCCGTTCCTGGATGGTCAACTCCCACCACAGACTAAAATTAATTTTCACCAGGCGATCGCCAAATTGCCAGGGCTTAGGAAAATCACAATCAATTACCCGGGACTGTTTCGGCTGGGCCTGGAGTTTAACTAGCATCCGCCCCGAAGCCGGCATCAACTCTTTCAGACGACGAACTTCCGTTTCTTGGTCACTGCCTTGATAGGTTCCCTGGCGGTTCATAGTGATTTAAATCTTAGCTAGCATCGACTTCAAGTCTGACACATACTTTCGACAACGTTAAACAATAAATGTTGGCAATTGTTATGGCGATGTTTAAGAGCGTGTTTGAAAAGTAGGGTGAAGAATGGAAAATGGTGAAAAGAATAAAATTTTCACCATAATTAATGATAATTCGAGAATTTTACAGCACGGACATCACAGATAGCCAGTGGCAATTGGTAGAACCCCATTTACCCAAAGCAAAAACTGGGGGAAGAAAACGGAAAACTAGTCTGCGGGAGATACTCAATGCTATTTTTTACATGCTCAGAACGGGGTGTGCCTGGCGACTTCTGCCCCATGATTTTCCTAAATGGCGAACGGTCTATGGTTATTTCCAGCCATGGCACGAAGATGGTACCTGGAAAAAATTAAACCGTATCTTCCGTGAGAAAGTTCGGCTCAAAGCTGGAAGAAATACTCACCCTAGTGCCGGTTGTTTAGATTCACAGTCACTTAAAAAGGCTGGAACTGGCCAAGAAACTGGCTATGACGGCGGAAAAAAGGTCAATGGTCGTAAACGTACAATCCTCGTGG
The genomic region above belongs to Synechocystis sp. PCC 6803 substr. PCC-P and contains:
- a CDS encoding IS5 family transposase, whose amino-acid sequence is MIIREFYSTDITDSQWQLVEPHLPKAKTGGRKRKTSLREILNAIFYMLRTGCAWRLLPHDFPKWRTVYGYFQPWHEDGTWKKLNRIFREKVRLKAGRNTHPSAGCLDSQSLKKAGTGQETGYDGGKKVNGRKRTILVDTMGLLLDVVVHGAHRSDHQGLILLATWFAPLWQCLQVIWTDSTFGGKDFIYWVEHTFGWNLNVVSKKQGQKGFEVLPRRWVVERTFAWFGRYRRLSKDYEYLPTTSETMLYVAMVHLMLQRLA
- a CDS encoding DUF3318 domain-containing protein: MNRQGTYQGSDQETEVRRLKELMPASGRMLVKLQAQPKQSRVIDCDFPKPWQFGDRLVKINFSLWWELTIQERDLLMLSVVCRLVNIRWFKPDLYQGLTVAGAIAVGVQLWQRDGVGMVVAGGLTALAAQQIWRGYQSNEREIEADAQALKVAVRRGYNQKEAIQALLTAIENTARIENRSTLSFNELLRCQNLRLMLNSQASPDPSLSRNF
- a CDS encoding 4-hydroxy-3-methylbut-2-enyl diphosphate reductase produces the protein MDTKAFKRSLHHSDNYHRKGFGHGEEVMGVMNTEYQSHLIQEIRQNNYRLERGDVTILLAEAFGFCWGVERAVAMAYETRQHFPGDRLWITNEIIHNPSVNQRLREMEVNFIDVVNGEKDFSGVAKGDVVILPAFGASVEEMQLLNDRECTIVDTTCPWVSKVWNSVEKHKKKEHTSIIHGKYNHEETIATSSFAGTYLIVLNMAEAQKVCDYILHGGDRQEFLDYFANAHSAGFDPDQDLVRLGVANQTTMLKSETEMIGKLFEKTLLQKYGPIELNNHFMSFNTICDATQERQDAMFDLVEEDLSLMVVIGGFNSSNTTHLQEIAVEHGIPSVHIDSGDRIGPGNRVEHKPLGKDLEVLEPWLPAGKITVGVTSGASTPDKVVEEVMKKILAIKEAQPVLEIAG
- a CDS encoding DUF3747 domain-containing protein, giving the protein MAVGAILAPFTPVSASTFTETAIDQTEVIAVARPYGVETTKYDLLVIEQIPGKNKCWDVTPGAPAMVDPLLLNFDFTGHCRRATDSNGYSIRIDGQDYGLDYLLRLVPRGNELVLVATSRNGRGPELVVGSTKGIGAGFMQVQLNPGWQFTKRTYEGQVLGHYYISGTQAAILGGTAVSPVGPEPITPEKQELIAPEPVQTLENNPNPTPTEVTETGTEIIIKQEVPEVPANEQSGMVMEEESVSTVTEENSVAKEMETVTPKPALVVKPNPPRRRTPTPADFRP